The nucleotide sequence gtgcctgcgcACGCTTGCCAAACCCCTGCACGTGAATGTGCACCCGCGCACACGCATGTTCAGCTGAAAACACACACCCGGACACCCCCTGCCCGCAGGGTGCCACACGCAGACGCTCCCATGCGTGAGCCCTCGTGCGTGCACACGCGTGTGGGGTTCCGGAGCTCAGCCGGGAGAGGCCGGTGGAAACGTGCGCACACGCGCTGCGTGACCACGGTGCCAACTCCACGTTGGTCCCACGGGATGTGGGACCCATCCTGCGCACCCCCTCCCCACCGAGatgacccccccccccagccataGGGGACCCCCACGCTGGGGTGGGCGGTGGTGATGCTGCCCCTGGCGCTTGGGGTGCTTGGGGTGGATGAGGCATGTGGGGGGCGTGGGGTGCACAGGGTGCGTGGAGAGGATGAGGTGCATGGGGTGCATGGGACACATGGGGTGCATGAAGTGGGGCACACAGGGTGCGTGGGGTTCATGGGGTGCATGGGGCACACGGGGTTTGTGGGCTGCATGGGGCACACGAGGTGCGTGGGGCACATGGGGTGTGTGGGGTTCAGGGGGTTCATGGGGGGCATGGGGTTCACAGGGTTCATGGGGTTCATGGGTTCACGGGGTTCACAGGCTCACAGGGTTCACGGGGTTCAGAGGGTTCACAGGGTTCATGGGGTTCACGGGGTTCATGGGGTTCATGGGTTCATGGGGTTCACGGGGTTCAGAGGGTTCACGGGGTTCACAGGGTTCATGGGGTTCAGAGGGTTCATGGGGTTCACAGGGTTCACAGAGTTCTCAGGGTTCATGGGGTTCGTGGGGTTCACGGGGTTCACGGGGTTCATGGGGTTCTCGGGGTTCACAGGGATCACGGGGTTCACAGGGTTCATGGGGTTCACAGGGTTCATGGGGTTCACGGGGTTCATGGGGTTCTTGGGGTTCACAGGGATCACGGGGTTCACGGGGATCACGGGGTTCATGGGGTTCTCGGGGTCCACAGGGATCACGGGGTTCACGGGGATCACGGGGTTCACAGGGTTCATGGGGTTCTCGGGGTTCACAGGGATCACGGGGTGCACAGCAGGGCACATGGGTTGCACGAAGCCCACGGGTGCACTGGATGCACAGGGTGCCCGTGGCGGGGGCTCACCCACGGGTGCCCCCCCTCtgcttggtgtgtgtgtgtgtgggggggggggtctctcCTCTCCCCGCAGCTCTTCGGGTTCCTCAACTTCGTGCTGTGGGCCGGGAACTGCTGGTTCGTGCTGAAGGAGACGCCCTGGCAGGCGCAGGCCGCGGCCCGCGACAGCGCAGCCGAGCAGGGCGCCATCGACAAGCAGTAGCACCCCGGgggggtcccccccccccccccagtagcaccccgggggggtccccccccgtcccccggGACCTCGCGCCGGCCGCCAGCCCGGGGACGGGGCGCCGCTGGCCCTGGGGGGGTATGGGTGCTATAGGGGGGCATGCGTAACCCCGggtacggggcggggggggcgttACTGCCTGGCTGTATATAGGGGTCTGCGCAAGCCGGGGGGGGCCGGTCTGTAGGGGGGGGTCTGTGTGTAACCCCGGGGCGTCCGCGGCTGTATGGGGGGGGCGTATAAAGTCCTGAGTACCAGCTCTATATGGGGGTGCGTGTAACCCCTGGTGTCTGCCTCTCTGTAGGGGGTATATCCAACTCCTGGGTGTCCTGCCCTGTGTAAGAGCTTTATATAGGGGGTATATCCAACTCCTGGGTGTCCTGCTCTCTATAAGGATATACATAACACCAGGGTGTCCAGCTCTCTATAGGGATATATATAAGTCCCAGGGGCTCAGCTCTCTATAGGGGCTGTATATAACCCCGGGTGCCCAGCTCTCTATAGGGGCTGTATATAACCCCGGGTGCCCAGCTCTCTATAGGGGCTGTATATAACCCCGGGTGCCCAGCTCTCTATAGGGGCTGTATATAACCCCGGGTACCCAGCTCTCTATAGGGGCTGTATATAACCCCGCATGCCCAGCTCTCTATAGGGGCTGTATATAACCCCGGGTGCCCAGCTCTCTCCAGGGACTAATTAAACACTGGATACCTGCTGATGTATAGGGGCTATATGTAACCCCTGGGCGTCCTGCTCCATATAAGGGATAACCCCTGCTGTCCAGCTCTATAGGGGGGTCTATAGCACTTGGATGTCCAGTTCTGTAGGGATGTATATAAACCCTGGGTCCCAGCTGGGTATGGGAAGCGTATATAACCCCTGGCTGCCCAGCCCCGTGTCGGGGGTATATGTAACCCTGGGGAGTCCAGTGCCGTATAGGGGTAACCCCTGGGTCCCCAGCTCTGTATATGTAACCCTCTGTTGTCCAGCCCTGTATAAGGGTAACACCCGGGTCCCCAGCCCCATATAGGGGGTATATGGACCCCCAGGTCCCCAGCCCCGTATAGGGGGGCCTATATGACCCCCGTGTCCCCACTCCTATATAGGCAGTATATGTCATCCCGTGGTCCCCAGCCCCATATAGCGATAGCTGCGGGTCTCCAGCCCCATATAGGGGTTATATGGACCCCCAGGTCCCCAGCCCCGTATAGGGGGGCCTATATGACCCCCGCGTCCCCAGTCCTATATAGAGAATATATGTCGTCCCGGGGTGCCCAGCCCCGTATAGGGGTTATATGGACCCCCGGGCCCCAGCCCCGCCCAGGGTCACACGTgtggccgccgcccgccccgcccggtaCCGCGGTCCGGGGATCCCCGGTCCGTCTCCCGGAGGTGCCCGGTGTCCCCGGGACGGCgccggggcggggcagggcggcgggaCTACACCGCCCGTGGTGCCGCGGGGTGGGCGGGGGGCGCGCGGCGCATGCGCGGGgggcgcgcggggcggcggcggcggcggcggcggcggtggcggagGGGGGGGCGCGCGcgctcccgcggcggcggcggcggcggcgatggcggcgcgtgggcgcgcggcggcggcgatggcggcggagcggcggctgCCCAGCCTCGACGAGTTCGCGGGGCAGAGCTGGAGCGCCTGGGTggagcgggccgggccgccggCCGAGCCGGgtgagggcggcggcggcggcggcggcggcggcggcgggagggggggggcgggcgggagggagatgggggggggggggctgccgtGAACGgagccgcgcccgccgcccccccgccccggtcctAGCGCCGCCGCGCGGTAGGCGGGCAGCGGGCAGCCCGGTTTAGTCCCCCCTGCGCCCGTTACCGGGAGCCAGTTACCGGGTGCCCCATCCCGGGTGTCAAATTGGGTAGCCCAGACCAGAAACTGGGTAGCCCAAACTGGGAACCAGTTGTCGCCGTTACCCCCGCACCAGGTAGAAGGGTACGGGATGCCCCTACTTGGGTGGTGGGTACCGGGGTACCCTGCGCTGGGAACTGGGCACTGCGCACTGGGAACCAGGTGccctgtactggggagctgggcacTGCCCCAGTGGGCACTGGGATCAGGCACCCCAGGGCCCCGTGTCGCGGCTGGACGGGACTGGGCAGCCGGCGGGCACGGTGTGGGTTCCTGGCACGGCTGGACGGGACACGGGCACTCCTGGCCAGTATGGCGTAACTGGACAGGGCTGGGCGCCCGGTATGGCACGGCTGGATGGGACTGGGCGCCCAGTATGGCACGGCTGGACAGGACTGGGCACCCAGTATGGCATGGCTGGACAGGACTGGATGCCCAGTATGGCACGGCTGGACAGGACTGGGCACCCAGTATGGCACAGCTGGATGGGACTGGGCACCCAGTAAAGCACGGCCAGACAGGACTGGGCGCCCAGTATGGCATAACTGGACAGGACTGGGCACCCAGTATGGCACAGCTGGATGGGACTGGGTGCCCAGTATGGCACAGCTGGACAGGACTGGGTGCCCAGTATAGCACGGCCAGACAGGACTGGGCACCCAGTATGGCATAACTGGACTGGACTGGGTGCCCAGTATGGCATAGCTGGATGGGACTGGGCACCAGTGTGACATGGCCTGAGAGGACTGGGCGCCCAGTATGGCATGGCCGGACAGGACTGGGTGCCCAGTATGGCACAGCTGGATGGGGACTGGGCACCCAGTATGGCACAACTGGACAGGACTGGGCACCCAGTATGGCACAGCTGGATGGGACTGGGCACCAGTATGGCATGGCTGGACAGGACTGGGTGCCCAGTATGGCACAGCTGGACAGGACTGGGCACCTGGTATAGCACGGCCTGATAGGACTGGGGATGAACTGGGCACCCAGTATGGCACTGCTGAACTGCACTGGGTGCCCAGTATAGCACTGCTGGATGGCACCGGGCACCCAGTAAGGCACCGCTGGCCAGGGCACCGTCACCGCCGGCCCGGTGCAGGCGGCTGGGGCCGGGACACCCGCCAGGCACGGCCAGCGGGGCCACGGGCTGTGGGGCCACGGCCGGCTGGGGACCGGGGTGTCCCCAGGAGTGTCACATCCCAGCCAGGACGGGGCCTGTCCCCAGGAACACCCACATCCCGCTGGCACCGGGGTGACAGGACGGGGACCTCGGAGGCGATGACACGGCGCGAAGCCGCCCCTGATCCCAGGATGGATCCGTCGTCCCTCTGGTCTAATTTTAGCTGGTTTAATTGTTCCGGGAGCGCCGGCGGCGTTTGGTGGCCGGGAGCAGCGGCGGTGCCGGCGGCGAGGACGCGGTGGCCGCACCCCACGCTGGACGCGCCCGGGGGAACCGGGACCCTGACGGGGTTTTTGTCTCCGGCAGGATCAGGGTCGGAGCTGGAGGAGAGCGGGAAGAGCGGCGGCAAGAAACTGGACGCCATGACCCTGATTAAGGAAGGTAAGCTCCCTCCTTTGGGGAGAAAACCCGGCGTTTTGGGGCTGCGCTCGCCTTCCAGCGCAGGCCCTCGGGCTGTGACGCTTCGCCGCCAGCCGCGGCCGCGCCGCTCACCGACCTCTGGCCCCGCAGACATGAACATCTTCGGCCACTGCCCGGCGCACGACGAGTTTTACCTGGTGGTTTGCAACCACTGCAGCCAGGTGGTGAAGCCCCAGGCCTTCCAGAAACACTGCGgtgagccggggcggggggggctccggGCACGgctacacccccccccccaacacctcTCCAtggcaaaccccccccccccccagcaccgggaGGGACGCGGGAAGGCAGCCGTGATGGCACAGCCCAGGGTTGGGGGGCTCACGGCGGTGGGGGCTAACGCTGggcttccccccccgcccctcactatctcccccccccccccgccaacccCCCCATCCCGCCCTGTCCCGGCAGAACGCCGCCACGGCCCGCTCAGCAAGCTGTACGCCCGCGCCACCGCCAAGTGCCACGTCGCCGTCAACGGGCAGCCGGCGGCCGGCGGGACCCCCGGGACGACCAAAGCGCTGCGGGAGAAGCCCCCGGGCGCCCGCGGGCGAGTCCAGCCCCTGCCCGAGAGGCCGGACAAGGACAACAACCTCTGGTGAGCGCCGGGACGGGCGGCTCTGCCCCTTCCGTACCGCGGGGCCGCTCTGACCCCAACCCGCCACCCCAAAATTTTCTCCCCAGCTTGTTCGTGCCTGTGGTCAACCTGGAGAAGATTCCCAGCATCCCCAAACCGGACGGGCACGGGATCAAGGTGCCCCCCAAAGCCGTACCCACCAACTCCAAGGAATCCCTGGGGAAACCCGCCACCGCCGCGGTGCCGAAAGAGCCCCCGGTGTCGGCCGGGGTCGGGGGGGGATTCGGCGATGCCCGCCGACGGCCCCGGGTGCAAACCGGAGAGCGCGCCCGCCCCGGGGGAGAAGGACGCGGGCGTCTCCAAGCCGCCCCCCAGGTCCCACAAGAAGCTGGCGCGTGAGTCCCCCTTTCCTTGCCGGCGACGGGGTGGGGGCGGCAAGTCGGTGCCGCGCGGCACCGGATCCCGGCGCGGCATCCCGGTCCCCGTTATTTCGGCGGCCGGGTCTGGCAGCGGGGTAGGTACCGAGGGGgcacctcccacctctcctcctgcaccccggggggggccgtgccctGACCGCAGCTCCGTTCACCCGGCAGGTTTAGGGTCTCTGCCCGCGGTGCCGGCTGGCCCGGAGgaacggcggcggcggcgtgcgGCAAGAGCGTGAGCCAGGGTtgaacccccccaccccccccccccgccacccccccccaccccccccccgatCCCGCCTCGCGTctccgtcccccgtccccccccccgccagatACGGGAGTCGGACACGGTGCTCTGAGCAGAACCCAGGCTGGGggtgaaaggggggggggggcttgccCCAGGGAGGGGGTGAAAGGGGGGGGCCAGGGGATGgtggcccccccaccccacaactCTTGGGGctgttgtcccccccccccctgcccgcagcagggatgctgcagcctcTCGCTCTGAGGAGGGGGGGTCTCCACCTccagccctggctggggtgggTTGGGGTGACCCCCGCAGAGCCCCCCCGCACCGCAGCAGTCCCAGTAaggccacgcccccccccccagcaccccacagccaccggagcccccccgccgccgccgctctcaTCCTGCCATCCACACCGGCGGAGAACTGAACCAGGGCCagacatgggggggggggcaaacCACTtgttccccccctgccccccccccctccccaatacAGCTCGGtcctgtgcccccccccggcccccccccggcaTCCCGCTGCCTTCCTCTGCCCGCAGGCAAGGAGTGCGACCTGAACAGGCAGTGCGGCGTGCTCAACCCCGACACCAAGAAGATCTGCACCCGCCTCCTGACCTGCAAGGTAGcgggatgggggggggtggggggggtgggacaCACCCCATCATCCTGCCCAGAGGTTTTTGGGGGGTCCCGGCGGGCATTTTCTCGCCCCCCCACCctgaccccccaccccactgTCGCCCGGCGCAGATCCACTCGGTTCACCAGCGCCGCGAGGTGCAGGGTCGGGCCAAGGACTTTGACGTGCTGGTGGCCGAGCTGAAGGCCAGCTCCCGTAAGGGCGAGTCCCCGAAGGAAAGGAGCCCCCCCGGGAAGGaaccgctgcccccccccccagcaggacCCCTCCTcgctgccgcagccccccgccggcccccccagCACCTCTCCCTGCCGAGCCAAGCCGCCCCACTCGCACTGCCCGCTCCCAGGTGAGGACCCCCTGCGCCcaggcggtgggggggggggagagaccCCCATATTGGGCACCCCAAAAATttctcacccccccccccaccccccccacctctgcctcaggggccCGGCTTTCCTCTGACAGCGGACCCCGAGGATGCGCCGGCCCCCTCcggggaggggggcacaggggtgttccccttcccccctgcccaAGGCGGGCAGCCGGGTGTCGAGCGAGGAGAGTGAGGAGGAGGGGGGCGAGGAGCACCCCCGGCCCCCCAcgcgccccccccggccccaggcGGTGAGTGCGGGGACCCCAAGGGTGGGCTGGAGACCCCCAACCCCACTGTCAGCCCCCACCCGGCTGCATCCCGCTGCTGGCCCCGTGCTGGGTGGATGCtccgggggggggaggggtttggggggggccaTGCTGACTCTGTGTGCGTGTGCCCCCCCAGTTCTGCACCTTCGGGAGCCGCCTGGTCAGCCCGGGCTGTTACGTCTTCAACCGGCGGCTCGACCGCTTCTGCTCGGCGCTGGGCTCCATGCTGGAGCGACACCTCAGCTCCCACATGTGGaggtgaggggcgggggggggcagccgggggtggggggggggcacagcgggtgctggggggtgctgctgggtgcctgGGGACAAAGTCCTCCCGGCCCCAAGGAGGGATTTGCCTTCCCTGGGGTCGCAGCGTGGCATGGGAGGGGGTGTACCTAAACTGGGGGGGGGCAAGAATGGGAGCGGGGATTGCGGGGGTCCTGTTTCACCCCTCCCTGCCTGAATTGGGGGGGGACGTGGTGGGAATTTAGGGATGGGAGTGGGGATTTGGGGGGTCCCGTCTCACCCCTCTGCATCTGAATCAggaaggatggggggggggggggcaagatgGGGGTGGGTATTTGGCGGGGTCCTGTTTCATCCCCTCGCTGCCTGAACTGGGGGGGACACGGTGGATGATGGAAGCAGGGATTTGGGGGGGTCTCATCTCACCCCCCTCCTCACCTGAACTGGGGGGGGACACGGTGGGATGACGGAAGCAGGGATTTGGGGGGGTCTCATCTCACCCCCTCCTCACCTGAACTGGGGGGGACAAGGGGGACATGCAGGGATGGgagtggggtttgggggggtcccaTCTCACCCCCTCCCCACCTGAATTTGGGAGATGTGAtggggggcagggatggggaagagggttttggggggggcCCCATCtcacccttcccctcccctcccacagaAGATCCCACCAGCCGCCGAGCCCCCTCTCCCAcacccccccgggcccccccccagccccgccatcCCCCCCTGCGGCCCCACCGCCCCgaaccccctcacccccccacaACGGACCTCGTCGGCGCTGACCCCCCCCGGCACCCGGGAGGGCCGAGTCCCGCCAGCCTCAACTACACGGTGGGGGTCCCCCCACGCAGCGGCCGCCTGCAGCCAGCCGgagtgcgggggggggggcagccagTCCATCACCTCCCCGCTGCCGGCCAACATCCCTCGCCCTCCTTCAGCAAGTTGCCTTCCACCAAGGCCAGCAAATCTTCCCGAGCCCGGGAAGCGGCCGGCGGGTGGATCCGGATACCCGCAAACGGAAGCCCCCCCTCGCCGCCGGCGGCCCCCCCTATAAACGGACCTGTTCGGGGGACGggattaaaagcaaaaatcccgGCTGCCAGGTTTTGGCCCCCCCCGGTATAAACGAAACccacccccctctccccaaatTGCCCGGCTTCTTCCTCCACCGC is from Strix aluco isolate bStrAlu1 chromosome 25, bStrAlu1.hap1, whole genome shotgun sequence and encodes:
- the ATXN7L2 gene encoding LOW QUALITY PROTEIN: ataxin-7-like protein 2 (The sequence of the model RefSeq protein was modified relative to this genomic sequence to represent the inferred CDS: inserted 5 bases in 4 codons; deleted 1 base in 1 codon), producing the protein MAARGRAAAAMAAERRLPSLDEFAGQSWSAWVERAGPPAEPGSGSELEESGKSGGKKLDAMTLIKEDMNIFGHCPAHDEFYLVVCNHCSQVVKPQAFQKHCERRHGPLSKLYARATAKCHVAVNGQPAAGGTPGTTKALREKPPGARGRVQPLPERPDKDNNLCLFVPVVNLEKIPSIPKPDGHGIKVPPKAVPTNSKESLGKPATAAVPKEPRCRPGSGGDSAMPADGPGCKPESAPAPGEKDAGVSKPPPRSHKKLARKECDLNRQCGVLNPDTKKICTRLLTCKIHSVHQRREVQGRAKDFDVLVAELKASSRKGESPKERSPPGKEPLXPPPQQDPSSLPQPPAGPPSTSPCRAKPPHSHCPLPGARLSSDSGPRGCAGPLRGGGHRGVXPSPLPKAGSRVSSEESEEEGGEEHPRPPTRPPRPQAFCTFGSRLVSPGCYVFNRRLDRFCSALGSMLERHLSSHMWRKIPPAAEPPLPHPPGPPPSPAIPPCGPTAPNPLTPPQRTSSALTPPGTREGRVPPASTTRWGSPHAAAACSQPECGGGGSQSITSPLPANXPSPSFSKLPSTKASKSSRAREAAGGXDPDTRKRKPPLAAGGPPYKRTCSGDGIKSKNPGCQVLAPPGINETHPPLPKLPGFFLHRHPQRYDDAGETTRPPGLSWAPPGAAAVDPEARRCTDRGCRRRPPRCISEDEVKKRKNAGHVLPARQAQACAPPAWPPTAPRFGPPRLGWLRPQEETGDPPGLRGEAERLKGSPHRKMPKKR